Proteins from one Podospora pseudocomata strain CBS 415.72m chromosome 4, whole genome shotgun sequence genomic window:
- the RAM1 gene encoding CAAX farnesyltransferase (FTase) subunit beta (COG:O; EggNog:ENOG503NU8I), with protein MSPPSQQKRVLFSWKNKEKTTSTTMPTSQLPPPGPSQQPPPQATTSSQPDDLEVVTDDNDSDYSSIDSEIPFSTPNLPPSMTTMMIDSLFTTPPPLHDPLITPTSTLQDETLSDILPFLSSSPLPPDLFTYNAYNVPSLRREAHIAFLHASLGRLPGKFVAADASRPWFLYWCLSGLAMLGEDVSRYRESVKETARSMQNGSGGFGGGGGQLSHLATSYAVVLALAIVGGEEGFEVIDRRQMWRWLGGLKQRDGGFEVCRGGEEDIRGAYCAAVIITLLDLPLDLTPESPAYKPDDPSFNLLSGVADYVRRCQTYEGGISSSPSAEAHGAYAFCALGCLSLLGPPSITIPQTLNLPSLLSWLSSRQYAPEGGFSGRTNKLVDGCYSHWVGACFPLIEAALANSPTPVNDSLFSREGLIRYILNCCQDETKRGGLRDKPGKMSDAYHSCYVLSGLSAGMHQWVLEDEEWMVLPYLEGEQVFENADRVRPVHPVYVIPQGAVRAMRGYFRGKGGFN; from the exons ATGAGCCCCCCATCGCAACAAAAAAGAGTATTATTCAGCTGGAAGAACAAAGAAAAGACTACCTCGACCACAATGCCAACCTCACAATTACCACCACCGGGCccttcccaacaaccaccaccccaagccaccacctcatcacAACCCGACGACCTCGAAGTCGTgaccgacgacaacgacagcGACTACTCCTCCATCGACTCGGAaatccccttttccacccccaatctccccccttccatgACCACAATGATGATAGACAGCCTCTtcacaaccccaccccccctccacgaccccctcatcaccccaACTTCCACCCTCCAAGACGAGACCCTATCTgacatcctccccttcctctcctcctcccccctcccccccgatCTCTTCACCTACAACGCCTACAacgtcccctccctccgccggGAGGCTCACATTGCCTTTCTTCATGCCTCGCTTGGTAGGTTGCCAGGGAAGTTTGTCGCCGCGGACGCGAGCAGGCCCTGGTTTTTGTACTGGTGTCTTAGCGGGTTGGCCatgttgggggaggacgtGAGCCGGTATAGGGAGAGTGTAAAAGAGACGGCGAGGTCGATGCAGAATGGGagtggggggtttggtggtgggggtgggcaGCTGAGTCATCTTGCTACGTCGTatgcggtggtgctggcgtTGGCGATTGTTGGG ggagaggaaggcttTGAGGTTATTGATAGGAGGCAGATGTGGAGgtggctgggggggttgaaaCAGAGGGATGGTGGGTTTGAGGTCtgtagggggggggaggaggacattAG AGGGGCGTACTGTGCAGCTGTTATCATCACGCTGCTCGATCTGCCGCTCGATCTAACTCCCGAATCGCCCGCATATAAACCCGACGACCCGAGTTTTAACCTCCTGTCTGGAGTAGCTGACTACGTTCGACGAT GCCAAACCTACGAAGGTgggatatcctcctccccctccgccgaAGCCCACGGCGCCTACGCCTTTTGCGCATTGGGgtgcctctccctcctcggccccccGAGTatcaccatcccccaaaccctcaacctcccctcccttctgTCATGGCTCTCTAGCCGGCAGTACGCCCCCGAAGGAGGCTTCTCGGGGCGGACCAACAAGCTCGTTGACGGGTGTTATTCCCACTGGGTCGGGGCGTGCTTCCCCTTGATCGAGGCCGCTCTGGCCAATTCCCCAACTCCGGTGAATGACAGTTTGTTTAgtcgggaggggttgataCGTTATATTCTGAACTGCTGTCAGGATGAGACTAAGAGGGGGGGGCTGAGGGATAAGCCGGGCAAGATGAGTGACGCGTATCATAGCTGTTATGTGCTGAGTGGTTTGAGCGCGGGGATGCATCAGTGGGTGTTGGAAGACGAGGAGTGGATGGTGCTGCCTTACTTGGAAGGGGAGCAGGTTTTTGAGAATGCGGATCGGGTGAGGCCGGTGCATCCTGTTTATGTGATCCCGCAAGGGGCggtgagggcgatgagggggTATTttagggggaagggggggtttaACTGA